One part of the Lachnospiraceae bacterium JLR.KK002 genome encodes these proteins:
- a CDS encoding phage baseplate assembly protein V, protein MNFYDELLSDKKEEKTYPEITAPGLLNAIVKDIWDKDHMGMIKVEYLMGEKDKKTSDWVRVMTGYGGNGFGNYWLPEIGTEVLVGFIHGNMNMPVVLGCLWNGTDKLPEGAASEKNETKTVMTKGGHKITFTETENKGKITVNTPKGLEILLDDEQETIQIQDKGKENSILLDSKNGAIALKAKQEITLTVGTKEALKADANGVKVTGSTIQLEAQQSLKTKGQSTSVEGTSIKVKADGELGLQASGMTQLKGSMVKIN, encoded by the coding sequence TTGAATTTTTATGATGAACTGCTGTCAGATAAAAAAGAAGAGAAGACATATCCTGAGATAACGGCGCCGGGGCTTTTAAATGCTATTGTGAAAGATATCTGGGATAAAGACCATATGGGTATGATAAAAGTGGAATATCTGATGGGCGAGAAGGATAAAAAAACATCCGACTGGGTAAGAGTTATGACAGGTTATGGGGGAAACGGATTTGGCAATTACTGGCTGCCGGAAATCGGCACGGAAGTGCTGGTGGGATTTATCCACGGAAACATGAATATGCCGGTAGTGCTGGGATGTCTGTGGAACGGAACGGACAAGCTGCCGGAAGGGGCGGCCAGTGAGAAAAACGAGACAAAAACGGTTATGACAAAGGGCGGCCATAAGATTACCTTTACCGAGACAGAGAATAAAGGGAAAATTACGGTAAACACGCCTAAGGGACTGGAAATCCTGCTGGATGATGAACAGGAAACCATTCAGATACAGGATAAAGGGAAAGAAAACAGCATTCTGCTGGACAGTAAAAACGGCGCCATAGCATTAAAGGCAAAACAGGAAATTACCCTTACCGTAGGCACCAAAGAAGCGCTGAAAGCAGATGCCAACGGAGTTAAAGTTACCGGCAGCACCATTCAGTTAGAAGCACAGCAGAGCCTTAAGACGAAAGGCCAGAGCACCTCTGTGGAAGGAACCAGCATAAAGGTAAAAGCCGACGGAGAACTGGGACTGCAGGCCTCCGGTATGACCCAGCTCAAAGGCAGCATGGTAAAGATAAATTAG